From Bordetella flabilis, the proteins below share one genomic window:
- a CDS encoding c-type cytochrome — protein MPPFDTILTDAHSAQVLAYVRSSRGNDAPPVAGTEVAQLRTTLKK, from the coding sequence ATGCCTCCCTTCGACACCATCCTGACCGACGCGCACAGCGCGCAAGTACTGGCTTATGTCCGCAGCAGCCGGGGCAACGACGCGCCGCCGGTCGCCGGAACCGAAGTCGCCCAGCTGCGGACCACATTGAAGAAGTGA
- the tcuA gene encoding FAD-dependent tricarballylate dehydrogenase TcuA, with protein sequence MWDVLVIGGGNAALCAALMAREAGASVLLLEAAPKEWRGGNSQHTRNLRCMHDAPQDVLVDAYPEEEYWQDLLKVTGGITNEHLARLTIRASSSCRDWMRRHGVNFQPPLSGALHVARTNAFFMGGGKALVNAYYRSAEALGVQVRYEAPVERLELRDGRFVAAFVGEERIEAKACVLAAGGFESNLEWLREAWGQNERGEWPADNFLIRGTRFNKGVLLKFMMNAGADIIGDPSQSHCVAIDARAPLYDGGICTRIDCVSLGVVVNRDAERFYDEGEDFWPKRYAIWGRLVAGQPGQIAYSIIDAKAVGRFMPPVFPGTQADTLEELARKLGLDEARFMQTLQSYNAACRIGTFDHTKLDDCHTEGIAPAKTHWARPIDRAPFFGYPLRPGITFTYLGLKVNDQAAVHFGGVPSDNLFVAGEMMAGNVLGKGYTAGVGMSIGTAFGRIAGTQAARSALAASNTSMGASLETA encoded by the coding sequence ATGTGGGATGTATTGGTCATAGGCGGCGGCAACGCCGCCCTTTGCGCTGCGCTGATGGCCCGCGAGGCCGGCGCCAGCGTCCTGTTGCTGGAAGCGGCGCCCAAGGAGTGGCGCGGCGGCAATTCCCAGCACACGCGCAACCTGCGCTGCATGCATGATGCGCCGCAGGATGTGCTGGTCGACGCCTATCCGGAAGAAGAGTATTGGCAGGACCTGCTCAAGGTCACGGGCGGGATCACCAACGAACATCTGGCGCGGCTGACCATCCGCGCGTCCTCGTCCTGTCGGGACTGGATGCGGCGCCATGGCGTGAACTTCCAGCCGCCGCTGTCGGGCGCGCTGCACGTGGCCCGCACCAACGCCTTCTTCATGGGCGGGGGCAAGGCCCTGGTCAATGCCTACTACCGCAGCGCCGAGGCGCTGGGAGTGCAAGTGCGCTACGAGGCGCCGGTCGAACGGCTGGAACTGCGCGATGGCCGCTTCGTGGCGGCTTTCGTCGGCGAGGAACGCATCGAGGCCAAGGCCTGCGTCCTGGCCGCCGGCGGCTTCGAGTCCAACCTGGAGTGGCTGCGCGAAGCCTGGGGCCAGAACGAGCGTGGCGAATGGCCCGCCGACAACTTCCTGATACGGGGCACGCGCTTCAACAAGGGCGTGCTGCTGAAGTTCATGATGAACGCGGGCGCCGACATCATCGGCGATCCGTCGCAGTCGCACTGCGTGGCCATCGACGCGCGCGCGCCGCTGTACGACGGGGGTATCTGCACCCGCATCGATTGCGTGTCGCTGGGCGTGGTGGTCAACCGCGATGCCGAGCGCTTCTATGACGAAGGCGAGGACTTCTGGCCCAAGCGCTATGCCATCTGGGGCCGCCTGGTCGCCGGCCAGCCGGGCCAGATCGCCTATTCCATCATCGATGCGAAGGCCGTGGGCCGCTTCATGCCGCCCGTGTTCCCGGGTACGCAGGCGGACACGCTGGAAGAGCTGGCGCGCAAGCTGGGCCTGGATGAAGCGCGTTTCATGCAGACGCTGCAGTCGTACAACGCCGCGTGCCGCATCGGTACCTTCGACCATACCAAGCTGGACGATTGCCACACCGAAGGCATCGCGCCGGCCAAGACGCACTGGGCGCGCCCGATCGACCGCGCGCCGTTCTTCGGCTACCCGCTGCGCCCCGGGATTACCTTCACCTACCTGGGCCTGAAGGTCAATGACCAGGCCGCCGTGCATTTCGGCGGCGTGCCCAGCGACAACCTCTTCGTCGCCGGAGAAATGATGGCGGGCAATGTGCTGGGCAAGGGCTACACCGCCGGCGTCGGCATGTCCATCGGTACCGCCTTCGGCCGCATCGCCGGCACCCAGGCCGCGCGTTCCGCGCTGGCCGCCAGTAATACATCCATGGGAGCTTCCCTTGAAACAGCTTGA
- a CDS encoding cation:proton antiporter, giving the protein MMIEGIWYVLVGILLIAMAVARNVIARLPMTGAMIYLVVGFVIGPAGFGLLDVDIYDDAHVLRLITECGLIISLFAIGLHLRAPLGNRLWSAPFRLALPAMLITIAVMTAAAWYGMALQFGVALIMAAAMAPTDPVLANELRPREAGDEDPLRFSLSGEGGANDGAAYPFVLLGVLLCTGRDAEYASPWLLGASLVWGVVVAAAIGWGMGSLTEALVARLRIRYAQALGFEGFFALGLIMACYGVTVLAQGFGFLAVFCAGVALRRREMAATGEERPSEALQDIRQGERGQVSKDPELAHAYLAESMMAFSVEMEGIVELALMVIIGSVVSAHWREMIAWGPVIMMVLLFFVARPLAVYAAMLGTGATWQRKLVSAWLGFRGVGTFFYLMYAVEHAPQQVRPVVPVVLAAIVVSVFLHGMSASPVLKWYYRAKPARD; this is encoded by the coding sequence ATGATGATAGAAGGCATCTGGTACGTACTGGTGGGGATACTGTTGATCGCGATGGCGGTCGCCCGCAACGTTATCGCGCGGCTGCCCATGACCGGCGCCATGATTTACCTGGTCGTGGGCTTCGTGATCGGTCCGGCCGGGTTCGGCCTCCTCGATGTGGACATCTACGACGACGCGCACGTGCTGAGGCTGATCACCGAATGTGGCCTCATCATCTCGCTGTTCGCCATCGGCCTGCACCTGCGAGCCCCGCTGGGGAACCGACTGTGGTCGGCGCCTTTCCGGCTGGCGCTGCCCGCCATGCTGATCACCATCGCCGTCATGACAGCCGCCGCCTGGTATGGCATGGCGCTGCAATTCGGCGTCGCGCTGATAATGGCGGCAGCCATGGCGCCAACGGATCCGGTGCTGGCGAACGAACTTCGTCCGCGCGAAGCCGGAGACGAGGACCCGCTGCGGTTTTCTCTATCGGGCGAAGGCGGCGCCAATGACGGGGCCGCCTATCCCTTCGTGCTGCTGGGTGTCCTCCTGTGCACCGGACGGGACGCCGAGTACGCTTCGCCATGGCTGCTTGGCGCGTCATTGGTCTGGGGCGTGGTCGTGGCCGCCGCCATCGGCTGGGGAATGGGCAGCCTGACCGAAGCCCTGGTCGCGCGCCTGCGCATCCGCTACGCTCAGGCGCTGGGTTTCGAAGGCTTTTTTGCCCTGGGTCTGATCATGGCCTGCTATGGCGTAACCGTGCTGGCGCAGGGCTTCGGCTTCCTGGCTGTATTCTGCGCCGGTGTGGCGCTGCGGCGGCGCGAAATGGCGGCGACCGGCGAAGAGCGGCCCAGCGAGGCGCTGCAGGACATACGCCAAGGCGAGCGTGGGCAGGTCTCGAAGGACCCGGAACTGGCCCACGCCTATCTGGCCGAATCGATGATGGCCTTCTCCGTGGAAATGGAGGGCATCGTGGAGCTTGCGCTCATGGTAATCATCGGCAGCGTCGTATCGGCCCACTGGCGCGAGATGATCGCCTGGGGGCCGGTGATCATGATGGTGCTGCTGTTCTTCGTGGCCCGCCCCCTGGCCGTCTACGCCGCCATGCTGGGGACCGGCGCGACGTGGCAGCGCAAGCTGGTGTCCGCATGGCTGGGCTTTCGCGGCGTCGGAACCTTCTTCTACCTGATGTACGCCGTGGAGCATGCGCCACAGCAGGTGCGGCCCGTGGTGCCCGTTGTGCTGGCCGCGATCGTCGTGTCGGTATTCCTGCACGGCATGTCGGCCTCGCCGGTGCTGAAGTGGTATTACCGAGCCAAGCCTGCGCGGGACTAG
- a CDS encoding Bug family tripartite tricarboxylate transporter substrate binding protein: protein MKPDPFKPGRRRAGRACAAAAAALLMGLSTGKAHAAQGDFPLKPLTLIVPFAAGGPTDVLARVIAEGMSRDLGQPIVVENTPGAGGTVGTARAPRAKADGYTLLVGNVGTLAANATLYKRLPYNVLTDFIALGSIGDAPQVVSARKDLPVSGLDAFAAYAKTHAAEMNFGAAGVGSGSFLGGILLNDRLGLKINAVNYRGAGQALNDVMAGHLDYMVDSSTTSVGHIQAGMVRGVAVLRPARIKALPDVPAAGESGYGDLHYDIWNMMLVPHGTPAPVVARLNRALRQSIADPATQARLSGSGIEAPAAAQQTLAGAAALLHGEVDRWAPLIRKLGITVD from the coding sequence ATGAAACCCGATCCATTCAAGCCCGGCCGCCGCCGGGCCGGGCGAGCCTGTGCCGCCGCGGCCGCCGCCTTGCTGATGGGCCTGTCGACCGGCAAGGCGCACGCCGCGCAAGGCGATTTCCCGCTCAAGCCGCTGACGCTCATCGTGCCCTTCGCGGCGGGCGGACCGACCGACGTACTGGCGCGCGTCATCGCCGAAGGGATGTCCAGGGACCTGGGCCAGCCTATCGTGGTCGAGAACACCCCCGGCGCGGGCGGCACGGTAGGCACTGCGCGGGCGCCCCGCGCGAAGGCGGACGGCTATACCTTGCTGGTCGGCAATGTGGGCACCCTGGCGGCCAACGCCACGCTGTACAAGCGGCTGCCTTACAACGTGCTCACGGACTTCATCGCGCTGGGCTCGATCGGCGATGCGCCGCAAGTCGTATCTGCGCGCAAGGACCTGCCCGTATCCGGCCTGGACGCGTTCGCCGCCTACGCCAAGACGCATGCCGCGGAAATGAATTTCGGCGCGGCGGGCGTGGGCTCGGGCTCCTTCCTGGGTGGCATCCTGCTGAACGACCGGCTGGGACTGAAGATCAACGCGGTGAACTATCGCGGCGCGGGTCAGGCCCTGAACGACGTCATGGCGGGCCACCTGGACTACATGGTCGACAGCAGTACCACGTCGGTCGGCCACATCCAGGCCGGCATGGTGCGCGGCGTCGCGGTGCTGCGCCCCGCGCGCATCAAGGCGCTGCCGGACGTGCCGGCCGCCGGCGAGTCCGGCTATGGCGACCTGCACTATGACATCTGGAACATGATGCTGGTCCCGCATGGCACGCCCGCCCCCGTCGTCGCGCGATTGAACCGGGCGCTGAGGCAGTCCATCGCCGATCCCGCCACGCAGGCGCGCCTGTCGGGCAGCGGCATCGAAGCGCCCGCGGCCGCGCAGCAAACGCTGGCAGGCGCAGCCGCCCTGCTGCACGGCGAAGTCGACCGCTGGGC
- a CDS encoding LysR family transcriptional regulator gives MELRQLRSFARVVELGSMGRAAAELGVVTSALSQQISRLESELATRLLQRTSTGVVPTDAGRAFLRQAQLAIRHADAAAMAAREARLTGQVSVGLASTTATVLAPRFILAMQQRYPDVRLRMTESLSGHLAAMLNARQLDLAIVFHTDAAQRWTVLPLLDEELVLIGQPSMPRWPAGETANLAEVAPVPLVLPSAAHGLRNLLDGAFARLGVEPNIVAEVDGLATLMAMVRVGHVATIQPGAALAADPALGRIWLTGAGLHRKNLLVSLPEDELSPAGLAARVVLGDVVRELVREGHWPGAALQC, from the coding sequence ATGGAACTCCGACAATTGCGCTCGTTCGCGCGTGTCGTCGAACTCGGCAGCATGGGCCGGGCGGCGGCCGAACTGGGCGTGGTCACGTCCGCGCTGAGCCAGCAGATCAGCCGGCTGGAAAGCGAACTGGCCACGCGCCTGTTGCAGCGCACATCCACCGGCGTGGTGCCCACGGACGCCGGCCGCGCCTTCCTGCGCCAGGCTCAGTTGGCGATCCGACACGCGGACGCCGCGGCGATGGCCGCGCGCGAGGCGCGCCTGACAGGGCAGGTCAGCGTCGGCCTGGCGTCCACCACCGCCACGGTCCTCGCGCCCCGTTTCATCCTGGCGATGCAGCAGCGCTACCCGGATGTCCGGCTGCGCATGACGGAAAGCCTGTCGGGCCACCTGGCCGCCATGCTGAACGCCCGCCAACTGGACCTGGCCATCGTCTTCCACACCGACGCGGCCCAGCGCTGGACAGTGCTGCCGCTGCTGGACGAAGAACTGGTGCTGATCGGCCAGCCTTCCATGCCTCGCTGGCCGGCGGGCGAAACCGCCAACCTGGCCGAAGTGGCCCCGGTGCCGCTGGTCTTGCCCAGCGCGGCCCACGGCCTGCGCAATCTGCTGGATGGCGCCTTCGCCCGCCTGGGCGTGGAACCGAATATCGTTGCCGAGGTGGATGGGCTGGCCACGCTGATGGCGATGGTGCGCGTCGGCCATGTGGCGACCATTCAGCCGGGCGCGGCGCTGGCGGCCGACCCCGCGCTGGGACGCATCTGGCTCACCGGCGCCGGCTTGCATCGCAAGAACCTCCTCGTCAGTTTGCCTGAAGACGAGCTTTCCCCGGCGGGCCTGGCCGCCCGGGTGGTCCTGGGCGATGTCGTGCGGGAATTGGTGCGCGAAGGCCATTGGCCCGGCGCCGCTCTTCAGTGTTAA
- a CDS encoding aldehyde dehydrogenase family protein, whose amino-acid sequence MHAPLIPPEALPATGTLIGGEWLDSPRRFPVTDKYTGQPVAEVCETTREQVALAVRTTHQAVQAGAPAPHLRAAVLRRAAELIETRREHFVMAMVAEAGFTLADANGEVDRAMVTLNLSADEAVRLVGEMVPFAASPGAEKRLGFTQRFPVGVVCAITPFNSPLNTVLHKVAPAYAAGNAVVLKPSAFTPLTGALLGEVLLAAGMPPGFLAIVQGEGDSVGSWLLAEQDVAFYTFTGSTRVGRIIQQAAGLRRTQMELGSIASTLVCADADLERAIPKIANAGLRKAGQVCTSVQRLYVHQSIAEEVAQRLVEYAATLRAGDPRDPATRVGPLISEQSAIRAEGWMQEAVAAGARLLCGGRRDRSVIEPTIIADAPGDGRVWCQEAFAPLLALRPFDDFDAALASANDTPYGLSAGVFTQDIDRALKAARTLRFGTVQINETSSARSDVMPFGGVKDSGFGKEGPAYAVREMTEERLVIFNP is encoded by the coding sequence ATGCACGCCCCTCTTATTCCTCCCGAAGCCCTGCCCGCCACCGGTACGCTGATCGGCGGCGAATGGCTGGACAGCCCACGCCGCTTCCCCGTGACCGACAAATACACCGGGCAGCCCGTCGCGGAAGTCTGCGAAACCACGCGCGAGCAGGTTGCCCTGGCGGTACGCACGACCCACCAGGCCGTACAGGCAGGCGCGCCCGCGCCGCACCTGCGTGCGGCGGTACTGCGACGCGCCGCCGAACTGATCGAGACGCGGCGGGAGCACTTCGTTATGGCGATGGTCGCGGAAGCGGGCTTTACGCTGGCCGACGCCAACGGCGAGGTCGACCGGGCGATGGTGACCCTGAACCTGTCGGCCGACGAAGCGGTGCGGCTGGTCGGCGAGATGGTGCCCTTCGCCGCCAGCCCGGGCGCCGAAAAACGCCTGGGATTCACCCAGCGCTTTCCCGTGGGAGTGGTCTGCGCCATCACCCCGTTCAATTCGCCGCTGAATACGGTGCTGCACAAGGTGGCGCCCGCCTATGCCGCCGGCAACGCTGTGGTGCTCAAGCCCTCCGCGTTCACGCCGCTGACTGGCGCGCTGTTGGGCGAAGTCCTGCTGGCGGCTGGCATGCCGCCGGGATTCCTGGCCATCGTCCAGGGCGAAGGCGACAGCGTCGGCAGCTGGCTGCTCGCCGAGCAGGATGTGGCCTTCTATACCTTCACGGGCAGCACGCGGGTGGGCCGCATCATCCAGCAGGCGGCCGGGCTGCGCCGCACGCAGATGGAGCTGGGCAGCATCGCCAGCACGCTGGTGTGCGCGGACGCCGACCTCGAACGCGCCATCCCTAAGATCGCCAACGCCGGCCTGCGCAAGGCGGGCCAGGTATGCACCTCGGTGCAGCGCCTGTATGTGCACCAGTCCATCGCCGAAGAGGTCGCGCAGCGCCTGGTCGAGTATGCCGCCACGCTGCGCGCCGGCGATCCGCGCGACCCCGCCACGCGGGTCGGGCCCTTGATCTCGGAGCAGTCCGCGATACGCGCGGAAGGCTGGATGCAGGAAGCGGTGGCCGCGGGCGCCCGCCTGCTGTGCGGCGGCCGGCGCGATCGATCCGTGATCGAGCCGACGATCATCGCCGATGCGCCGGGCGACGGCCGGGTGTGGTGCCAGGAGGCCTTCGCGCCCCTGCTCGCGCTGCGTCCCTTCGACGACTTCGATGCCGCGCTGGCGAGCGCCAACGACACGCCCTACGGCTTGTCCGCCGGCGTCTTCACGCAGGACATCGACCGCGCGCTGAAAGCCGCGCGCACGCTGCGCTTCGGCACCGTGCAGATCAACGAGACATCCAGCGCGCGTTCCGACGTGATGCCTTTCGGCGGCGTGAAGGACAGCGGTTTCGGCAAGGAAGGCCCCGCCTACGCCGTGCGCGAAATGACCGAAGAACGGCTGGTGATTTTCAATCCCTGA
- the tcuB gene encoding tricarballylate utilization 4Fe-4S protein TcuB, whose protein sequence is MKQLEALVKQASAMHMATPDVSVTPARTAEGHTNMKETPVKFVRGGASAPTTENETEVARVMQICNACRYCEGFCAVFPAMTRRLEFGKADVNYLANLCHNCGACLYACQYAPPHEFAVNVPQAMAKVRVQTYTDYAWPAALGKLYRHNGLTLSLATAAALALFLVLAMMSTGSLIHAPLAGNFYAIFPHNTLALMFGVVFLLAILALGIGVTRFWRNVSPGKATGPAVAEAAHDALRLRYLDGGHGKGCNESDDAFTQARRRFHHFTFYGFMLCFAATCVATLYHYLLDLHAPYPFFSVPVILGTLGGIGLLIGPAGLLWLNLRRHPMQGDVAQRPMDRGFIVLLFLISLTGLALLAFRDTGAMGLLLAVHLGTVMALFLTLPYSKFAHGIYRSAALLKWNIEKRQPNSLQLGSD, encoded by the coding sequence TTGAAACAGCTTGAAGCCCTCGTCAAACAGGCGAGTGCCATGCATATGGCCACGCCCGATGTCTCGGTGACCCCCGCCCGCACCGCGGAGGGGCATACCAATATGAAGGAAACCCCGGTCAAGTTCGTCCGCGGCGGGGCCAGCGCGCCCACCACGGAGAACGAGACCGAAGTGGCGCGCGTCATGCAGATCTGCAACGCCTGTCGCTATTGCGAGGGCTTCTGCGCGGTGTTCCCGGCAATGACCCGCCGCCTGGAGTTCGGCAAGGCGGACGTCAACTACCTGGCCAACCTGTGCCACAACTGCGGCGCCTGCCTGTACGCCTGCCAGTACGCGCCGCCGCATGAGTTCGCGGTGAATGTGCCGCAGGCCATGGCGAAGGTGCGCGTGCAGACCTATACCGACTACGCCTGGCCCGCCGCATTGGGCAAGCTGTACCGGCATAACGGCCTGACCCTGTCGCTGGCGACGGCGGCGGCGCTCGCGTTGTTCCTGGTGCTGGCCATGATGTCGACCGGTTCGCTGATCCACGCCCCCCTGGCCGGCAACTTCTACGCGATCTTTCCGCACAATACGCTGGCGCTGATGTTCGGCGTCGTGTTCCTGCTGGCGATCCTGGCCCTGGGGATCGGCGTGACGCGCTTCTGGCGCAATGTGTCGCCCGGCAAGGCGACCGGGCCGGCGGTGGCGGAGGCCGCGCACGATGCCTTGCGGTTGCGCTACCTGGACGGCGGACACGGCAAGGGCTGCAACGAGTCGGACGACGCCTTCACGCAGGCCCGGCGGCGCTTCCACCATTTCACCTTCTACGGCTTCATGCTCTGCTTTGCCGCGACCTGCGTGGCCACGCTGTACCACTATCTGCTGGACCTGCATGCGCCGTATCCCTTCTTCAGCGTGCCGGTCATCCTGGGCACGCTGGGGGGCATCGGGCTGCTGATCGGGCCGGCCGGCCTGCTGTGGCTGAACCTGCGGCGGCACCCCATGCAGGGCGATGTCGCGCAGCGTCCCATGGACCGCGGCTTCATCGTGCTGCTGTTCCTGATCTCGCTGACGGGCCTGGCGCTGCTCGCCTTTCGCGACACCGGCGCGATGGGTTTGCTGCTGGCCGTGCACCTGGGAACCGTCATGGCCTTGTTCCTGACGTTGCCGTATAGCAAGTTCGCGCACGGCATCTACCGCAGCGCCGCGCTGCTGAAGTGGAACATCGAAAAGCGCCAGCCCAATTCGCTGCAACTGGGTTCGGACTGA